A single Cottoperca gobio chromosome 3, fCotGob3.1, whole genome shotgun sequence DNA region contains:
- the hypk gene encoding huntingtin-interacting protein K, which produces MAAEGDVDLDLEAEDNCTGKPAEKPRKHDSGAADLERVTDYAEEKEISSSDLETAMSVIGDRRSREQKAKQEREKELAKVTIKKEDVELIMSEMEISRSVAERSLREHMGNVVAALVALTN; this is translated from the exons ATGGCGGCCGAGGGAGACGTCGATTTGGACCTGGAAGCCGAGGACAACTGCACGGGAAAACCTGCGGAAAAGCCTCGGAAACATGACAGCGGAGCCGCCGACTTGGAGAGAGTCACGGACTACGCAGAGGAGAAGGAAATCTCCAGCTCTGATTTAGAAACG gcCATGTCAGTGATTGGAGACCGTAGGTCACGAGAACAGAAAGCCAAACAAGAGAG AGAAAAAGAATTGGCCAAAGTCACCATCAAGAAAGAGGACGTGGAACTAATT ATGTCAGAGATGGAGATTTCGAGGTCCGTGGCGGAGCGCAGCCTGAGGGAACACATGGGGAACGTGGTGGCGGCTCTGGTGGCTCTGACCAACTGA
- the mfap1 gene encoding microfibrillar-associated protein 1, which translates to MASREALNMKLPPIQSTAGAVPVRNEKGELSMEKVKVKRYVSGKRPDYAPMESSDEEDEDFQFVKKGKELEAEVELEEEEVSDPRLKRLLNRVSEDVEERLARHRQIAEPEVVAESSEDSDEGTWHPEHEESSEEEEEEEEEVDDEEIERRRSMMRLRATERKTEDMEVMEVEEEGKSGAESESESEYEEYTDSEDEAEPRLKPVFIRKKDRVTVVEREAEELKQRELEAEAKKQVEERRRYTLKIVEEEAKKEFEENRRTLAALDALDTDGENEEEEYEGWKVRELKRIKRDREAREVMEKEKAEIERFHNLTEEERRAELRNSGKQVTNKASKGKYKFLQKYYHRGAFFMDEEENVYKRDFSAPTLEDHFNKTILPKVMQVKNFGRSGRTKYTHLVDQDTTSFDSAWAQESAQNSKFFKQKAAGVRDVFDRPTVKKRKT; encoded by the exons ATGGCTAGTCGTGAAGCCCTCAACATGAAGCTCCCTCCGATCCAGTCCACGGCCGGAGCCGTGCCGGTCCGGAATGAGAAAG GTGAGCTGTCCATggagaaggtgaaggtgaagagGTACGTGTCAGGTAAACGTCCTGATTACGCGCCAATGGAGTCGTCCGATGAGGAAGACGAGGACTTCCAGTTTGTGAAGAAGGGAAAGGAACTGGAGGcagaggtggagctggaggaagaggaggtctCTGACCCACGTCTCAAACGTTTGCTCAACCGTGTCTCTGAGGACGTGGAGGAGAG GCTTGCGAGACACAGACAGATCGCAGAGCCTGAAGTTGTAGCCGAGAGCAGTGAGGACTCTGATGAAGGCACGTGGCACCCAGAGCATGAGGAGAGtagtgaggaagaagaggaggaagaggaagaagtggaTGATGAG GAAATTGAGAGGAGACGATCGATGATGCGACTGCGAGCAACTGAACGGAAGACTGAGGATATGGAGGtcatggaggtggaggaggaagggaagtCGGGGGCggagtcagagtcagagtccGAATATGAAGAATACACAGACAGCGAGGATGAAGCAGAGCCACGGCTCAAACCTGTCTTTATTCGCAA AAAGGACCGAGTCACAGTGGTGGAGCGTGAAGCAGAGGAGCTGAAGCAAAGAGAGCTGGAGGCCGAGGCCAAGAAGCAGGTCGAGGAGCGACGGCGCTACACCCTCAAGATTGTGGAGGAGGAGGCTAAGAAGGAGTTTGAGGAGAACCGGCGCACGCTGGCTGCTCTGGACGCTTTGGACACCGACGGGgagaacgaggaggaggaatacGAAGGCTGGAAAGTCAGAGAGCTGAAACGCAtcaagagggacagagaggcaCGGGAAGT catggagaaggagaaggctGAAATCGAGAGATTCCACAACTTGACAGAGGAGGAGCGCCGGGCTGAGCTCCGTAACAGCGGCAAGCAAGTCACCAACAAAGCCAGCAAAGGCAAATACAAGTTCCTCCAGAAGTACTACCACAGAGGAGCCTTCTTCATG gatgaggaggagaacgTGTACAAGAGAGATTTCAGCGCGCCTACTCTGGAGGATCACTTCAACAAAACCATCTTACCCAAAGTCATGCAG GTCAAAAACTTTGGTCGCTCTGGACGCACCAAGTACACCCACCTGGTGGACCAGGACACCACGTCCTTCGACTCGGCCTGGGCCCAGGAGAGCGCTCAGAACAGCAAGTTCTTTAAGCAGAAGGCGGCAGGCGTGAGGGACGTGTTTGACCGCCCcacagtgaagaagaggaagacttAA
- the hddc3 gene encoding guanosine-3',5'-bis(diphosphate) 3'-pyrophosphohydrolase MESH1 isoform X1: MNSDAVLLLETVNFAAEKHRNQRRKDPEGTPYINHPIGVARIVSHEAGVTDIEVLQAALLHDTVEDTDTSPAELEAKFGPIVARIVQEVTDDKSLSKQERKRLQVEHAAHCSRQAKLVKLADKLYNLRDLNRCTPAGWTAERVQEYFMWSCEVVKGLRGTNSALEERLEELFRQRGVQL, encoded by the exons ATGAATTCAGACGCAGTTTTGTTGTTAGAGACCGTTAATTTTGCCGCAGAGAAACATCGTAACCAGCGACGTAAAGATCCAGAGGGTACGCCGTACATTAATCACCCCATCG GAGTAGCAAGAATCGTCAGCCATGAAGCAGGCGTCACAGACATTGAGGTTTTGCAG gctgctctgctTCATGACACAGTGGAGGACACAGACACTTCTCCTGCAGAGCTCGAGGCGAAGTTTGGTCCAATCGTGGCTCGTATCGTTCAGGAGGTGACGGACGACAAAAGCCTGTCCAAACAGGAGAGGAAGCGTCTGCAGGTGGAACATGCGGCTCACTGCAGCCGCCAAGCCAAACTGGTCAAACTGGCTGATAAACTTTACAATCTGAGGGACCTGAACCGATGCACACCTGCTG gtTGGACAGCCGAGCGGGTGCAGGAGTATTTTATGTGGTCCTGTGAGGTGGTGAAAGGCCTGAGAGGAACCAACTCCGCTCTGGAGGAGAGACTGGAGGAGCTCTTCAGACAGAGAGGGGTCCAGCTCTGA
- the hddc3 gene encoding guanosine-3',5'-bis(diphosphate) 3'-pyrophosphohydrolase MESH1 isoform X2 — MNSDAVLLLETVNFAAEKHRNQRRKDPEGVARIVSHEAGVTDIEVLQAALLHDTVEDTDTSPAELEAKFGPIVARIVQEVTDDKSLSKQERKRLQVEHAAHCSRQAKLVKLADKLYNLRDLNRCTPAGWTAERVQEYFMWSCEVVKGLRGTNSALEERLEELFRQRGVQL, encoded by the exons ATGAATTCAGACGCAGTTTTGTTGTTAGAGACCGTTAATTTTGCCGCAGAGAAACATCGTAACCAGCGACGTAAAGATCCAGAGG GAGTAGCAAGAATCGTCAGCCATGAAGCAGGCGTCACAGACATTGAGGTTTTGCAG gctgctctgctTCATGACACAGTGGAGGACACAGACACTTCTCCTGCAGAGCTCGAGGCGAAGTTTGGTCCAATCGTGGCTCGTATCGTTCAGGAGGTGACGGACGACAAAAGCCTGTCCAAACAGGAGAGGAAGCGTCTGCAGGTGGAACATGCGGCTCACTGCAGCCGCCAAGCCAAACTGGTCAAACTGGCTGATAAACTTTACAATCTGAGGGACCTGAACCGATGCACACCTGCTG gtTGGACAGCCGAGCGGGTGCAGGAGTATTTTATGTGGTCCTGTGAGGTGGTGAAAGGCCTGAGAGGAACCAACTCCGCTCTGGAGGAGAGACTGGAGGAGCTCTTCAGACAGAGAGGGGTCCAGCTCTGA
- the vps33b gene encoding vacuolar protein sorting-associated protein 33B: MAHSVRRDCPELPDFFLLKRLARDQLIYLLEQLPGKKDLFIEPDLMSPLDRIANVSTLKQHEVDKLYKVEYKPVLSTSDQLCFLIRPRIQTVKWICDVANADKAAGKCRRYKIIFTPQKFYACEAVLEEQGLIGDVTTDEWSFYLLPLDEDIISLELPEFFRDNFLAGDQRWVRTAGSALHLLHSLYGPFSKVYGIGRCSKMAYESWREQVEEGEQRAQHAEIGKVFLIDRDVDFVTPLCSQVVYEGLVDDIFRIKCGCVEFGPEVTSSDKSMKVMLNSQDKVFNEIRNEHFSNVFGFLSQKARNLQTAYDKRRGMDIKQMKTFVSEELKGLKQEHRLLSMHIGASEAIMKKKTKQDFQELLKTEHSLLEGFEIRESISFIEEHINRQVSMIESLRLLCLLSITENGLLPKDYRSLKAQYLQSYGVDHLLTFANLRQLGLLVEQQPGETLTVMESKVGKLVNDKTAGKLSDAFSSLARKSNFRALSRKLNLVPKSDEEYDLRVPRDMAYIFSGAYVPLSCKLIEQVLERDGWTGLEEVTRLLNGHEFAVTGSNGADSKAKNDAQRIVLVMFLGGCTFSEISALRFLGRERGYKFIVVTTAITSSSRLIEALLDNHV, translated from the exons ATGGCTCACAGTGTCAGGAGAGATTGCCCGGAGCTCCCTGACTTCTTTTTGCTTAAAAGGCTGGCCAGAGATCAGCTCATCTATCTGCTGGAACAG CTGCCGGGGAAGAAGGACCTCTTCATTGAGCCAGACTTGATGAGCCCGCTGGATCGTATTGCTAATGTGTCAACCCTAAAG CAACATGAAGTCGACAAACTCTACAAAGTGGAATACAAACCTGTTCTCAGCACCTCAGATCA GCTCTGTTTTCTGATCCGGCCAAGAATACAAACTGTCAAATGGATATGTG ATGTGGCCAATGCAGACAAGGCAGCAGGAAAATGTAGAAGATACAAGATCATCTTTACCCCTCAGAAG TTCTATGCGTGTGAGGCGGTGCTGGAGGAGCAGGGGCTGATTGGTG ATGTGACCACTGATGAGTGGTCTTtctatcttcttcctcttgacGAGGACATCATCAGTCTGGAGCTGCCAGAGTTCTTCCGAGACAACTTCCTG GCGGGGGACCAGCGCTGGGTGAGGACAGCCGGCAGCGCTCTGCACCTCCTTCACTCCCTTTACGGCCCGTTCTCAAAGGTCTACGGGATTGGTCGATGTTCTAAG ATGGCGTACGAGTCGTGGAGGGAGCAGGTGGAAGAGGGAGAACAAAGAGCTCAGCATGCTGAAATAGGAAAGGTTTTCCTCATCGACAGAG ATGTGGACTTTGTCACTCCTCTGTGCTCACAAGTTGTCTATGAAGGTCTCGTGGATGATATATTTAGAATCAAATGTG GATGTGTGGAGTTTGGACCTGAAGTTACCTCCTCTGACAAAAGTATGAAAGTCATGCTGAACTCTCAGGATAAG GTCTTCAACGAAATTAGAAACGAGCATTTCTCCAACGTCTTTGGCTTCCTCAGTCAGAAAGCCAGGAATCTCCAGACGGCATATGAT AAGCGTCGGGGGATGGACATAAAGCAGATGAAGACGTTTGTGTCAGAGGAGCTAAAAGGGTTAAAACAGGAACATCGGCTTCTTAGCATGC ACATCGGTGCTAGTGAAGCAATAATGAAGAAGAAAACGAAGCAGGACTTTCAGGAGCTGTTAAAGACGGAACACT CTTTACTTGAAGGATTTGAAATCCGGGAAAGTATTTCTTTCATAGAGGAGCACATCAACCGACAG GTCTCCATGATAGAAAGTCTGAGGCTGCTCTGTCTTCTGTCCATCACTGAAAACG GACTTCTGCCAAAAGATTACCGCTCATTAAAAGCACAGTATTTACAG AGCTACGGAGTGGATCACCTGCTCACCTTTGCCAACCTGAGGCAGTTGGGGCTGCTGGTGGAGCAGCAGCCCGGGGAAACACTGACTGTTATGGAGAGCAAAGTGGGTAAACTGGTCAACGACAAAACTGCAG GAAAGCTGAGTGACGCCTTCTCTTCTCTCGCGAGGAAGAGCAATTTCAGAGCCCTGAGCCGAAAGCTCAACCTG GTGCCAAAGTCAGATGAAGAATATGACCTGCGTGTCCCACGAGACATGGCCTACATCTTCAGCGGTGCATACGTCCCTCTGAGCTGCAAACTTATTGAGCAG GTGTTGGAGCGGGACGGTTGGACGGGCCTTGAAGAAGTCACCAGGCTGCTAAATGGACATGAATTCGCTGTTACAG GCAGCAACGGAGCTGATTCAAAAGCGAAGAACGATGCTCAGCGCATCGTCCTCGTCATGTTCCTCGGTGGCTGCACCTTTTCTGAGATCTCAGCTCTACGTTTCCTcggcagagagagag GTTATAAATTCATTGTGGTAACAACTGCGATTACAAGCAGTTCAAGACTCATCGAGGCTTTGCTGGACAACCATGTATGA